One Candidatus Zixiibacteriota bacterium genomic window, AGAAATAACTCATGGTAAAATGCAGAATGAGTATCTCAAGTCCTATCCAGATGAAAAGCACGGCGTTGAGAGTTTCATCGACCAGTTCCCAGAATTTATCCAAATGGTCGCGGGTGGTTTCGGACATGGCCAGATGGCGCCCGTAGTTTCCTATCAGTAAACCGGCCACGACAATCGCAATAGGTCCCGATAAATCCATCACGGTGGCCAGCGAATATCCGCCGCAAACCAGAGCCAAAGTGATCAACACTTCAACCGCATAATCATCGATACTTTTCAACAGGTGAAAAGCGATCCATCCGATCAGAATCCCGAATAAAACACCGCCGACCGCTTCATGCAGAAAAAGCATCACCACCGACCCGACCGTCACCGTCTCGGTCGAGGCGGCAATCGCCAGCATGACCATGAATACCACCACGCCGACACCGTCGTTGAAAAGCGATTCACCGGCGATCTTTACCTCAAGCGATTTTGGCGCATGGACCGATTTGAGAATCGACAGTACCGCCACCGGATCGGTTGGTGCGATCAATGCTCCAAAAACCAAACACCAGGCAAACGGCAACTCCAGCCCCATCGGCATGAGTGCGAAATGCAGCACCACTCCAACCAGGAGAGTGGTGATAACCACACCGCCGGTAGCCAGAATCGAAACCACGAATTTCTGTTGAAGAAGATCCCCCAGGTCGATCTTGATGGCCCCGGCGAACAGCAGAAAACTCAGCATCCCTTTCATGAGCGCTTCGCTGAAGTCGATGCTGCCCATGACGTTTTCGACCCAGCCGCCGATATCCAGACCGAGCTTATCGAGTCCGATCACTGCTAGTGACATGATCAGCCCGATAGTCATGAGACCAACCGTGCCGGGTAATCGGATGTAGCGATGATTCACCCATGATGCCAGCGCTGCAACCGTCACGAAAATAGATATGATGGAAAATACCGACATACGATTTCAACTCCAAGTTACGGCCTGCAAGAAATCGACATCAGCTCGCAGCCTCAACAACAAACTGCCCCAAACAGCAGAGGCCCGCCTGAACAGCGAGCCTCTGCTCCAACTCACTCTGAAGTGATCGATGGAGTCGAACATCCCCGTGTAAAGAGAATTCCTGGAATGTTTTTGCCGTGCTTGGGTGAGCCGGCTAAGCTTAAGTCCCGTCAGCGTTTATTATTCGCTTGCATTTCCACTGCTGACTGAACCTGGTTTAGTCCTAAAGCTCTTCTCCTCCATGTTGTAGATTCCTGATCAGGTTGGCATGGCACGGTTGCAGATCACCACAACGTACCCACTGATTATTAGAGCAATGAATGTATCAGTAAAATACTGCCATTTATATAGCCATTTTCGATGGACTGATCGTTTATAAATGCAATGACCTCGAACTGATAACTCCCTTCATTTTACGCGCTCTCGATTTTCTTGACAAAACTGCCGCTCCCGGTCTATCTTTCGGGCAGCACTACGAGGAATATCAACAACGCCCGGTTATACCAGCGGCGCCGATACGGGAGAAAGCAGTATGACCTACAATGAACTGGCCGATCTCGTGTTTGACGGCCTTCAGCCGGTTCTGGCGGAACATGTCGGGGTACAGCTTTATGCCATGGAACGGGAGAAATTCGACGGTTGGTTACATGTCGAACTATGTCGTATTATGGTCCAGCACGGACTTCACCCCGAACCAACCGACAAGCTGGTCGATCTGGTTTTCGGCAAATGGGCGCTCGATGTGCGCACGATCAACACCAACATCCCCCACGATGGCTGCCGCGCCAAGGGTCGCCCGATTAAAAAAGAGATCGACGACTTGATTAAGGATATCTGGAAACTGACCAATCCCGGCAAAGCGTTGGCTGCGCCACATCGTGGAGTCCTTCTTCTGGCGTTCCCGACCACCCATGAAAACGAGCGCTGGCAATCGGTTCACCTGAGCCAGATACGCAGCGAGTTGACACAACTGCTCTATCGCGAGTTCGAGTTCAAGGGCAACATTCCGGGCGTGCTATATCTCGGCCTCTGCTCCGAGAATTGATCAAGTCATCCCATGAATTTCGCCGATCAATCAGGATTTGACGTTCGCTTCGAATGGGGTCTCCCCGGCCTGGAGCAGATGTTGCCTCACGTCGCGATCGTTGTGATTGTCGATGTTCTCTCCTTCAGTACCGCCGTTGAGGCGGCTGTCGCACGGGGAGCCGAAGTTCTTCCGTTCGATCGATGCGGAGATGAAGCAGCCGGTTATGCCGAGACCAATAACGCCTTTCTCGCCGTTTCCCGAAAGAAACGAAACGCTTCTCACAACTTCAGCCTCTCCCCGGTTTCATTGACCAAACTCAATAAAGACGACCGGCTCGTACTTCCATCTCCCAACGGAGCCACTCTCTCGTTCAAGGCGGCTGAGTCGGGAATTACGATCGTGGCCGGTTGTCTTCGCAACGCGCGGGCGGTGGCGGAGTTCTGCCGGTCGCAGAAAGGACCCATAGCCATTATTGCCGCCGGTGAAAAGCGCGACGGTTATGGAGGTCCATTACGTCCGGCGGCCGAGGATTTGATCGGCTCAGGAGCGATAATTAACCGGATGGGAACACTGACGTTGTCGCCCGAGGCCGAGGTTGCCCGAGGCGCATATCGATATCTCTGCAATGACTTGTCCGGCGCTTTCATTAATTGTGCTTCCGGCAGGGAGTTGATTGAAATCGGATTCGAGAGCGACGTGCTTTTTGCCGCCGAGATTGATGTCTCCTCAACCGTACCGGTGCTCGTTGACAGACGCTTTCGGGTGGTCGGGACCGACGGCGAGGCGGCCAATTAATGCTTGTTTTTTCGGTTAACTTAGCCTATGTTCGCCCCGTAATCGGAAACAAGCTTATAGCTTAAGTCCCTGAGACTGATAAGGCGAATACAAGCCTCAAGGCGCCGGTTCTATCATACTGAATATGAAGTACAAATTCCTGATAAAGGGGTT contains:
- a CDS encoding sodium:proton antiporter, which translates into the protein MSVFSIISIFVTVAALASWVNHRYIRLPGTVGLMTIGLIMSLAVIGLDKLGLDIGGWVENVMGSIDFSEALMKGMLSFLLFAGAIKIDLGDLLQQKFVVSILATGGVVITTLLVGVVLHFALMPMGLELPFAWCLVFGALIAPTDPVAVLSILKSVHAPKSLEVKIAGESLFNDGVGVVVFMVMLAIAASTETVTVGSVVMLFLHEAVGGVLFGILIGWIAFHLLKSIDDYAVEVLITLALVCGGYSLATVMDLSGPIAIVVAGLLIGNYGRHLAMSETTRDHLDKFWELVDETLNAVLFIWIGLEILILHFTMSYFWAGLLAIPVVLAARLISVWLSVSLLRFRRQFTERAVGILTWGGLRGGISIALALSLAAGPERDLIVSITYVVVVFSILVQGLTIKPYVQSIS
- a CDS encoding 2-phosphosulfolactate phosphatase is translated as MNFADQSGFDVRFEWGLPGLEQMLPHVAIVVIVDVLSFSTAVEAAVARGAEVLPFDRCGDEAAGYAETNNAFLAVSRKKRNASHNFSLSPVSLTKLNKDDRLVLPSPNGATLSFKAAESGITIVAGCLRNARAVAEFCRSQKGPIAIIAAGEKRDGYGGPLRPAAEDLIGSGAIINRMGTLTLSPEAEVARGAYRYLCNDLSGAFINCASGRELIEIGFESDVLFAAEIDVSSTVPVLVDRRFRVVGTDGEAAN